GATCAATATAATTTTATAAAGTCACAAGCTTATATTTTAGCAAATGGGCATGCAACGGCAAATGATAGAGGGGTAATTGCGGCATTAAAATCGCTCGCTATGGAGAAAGTAATCGGTGTTTTTGAAAATTTAAATACGGAACAAAAAGAACTAATTGATACGGTATTAGAAGTTGAAAATAGAGAAGGGGCAGAATCGTATTTACTGAAAATAAATCCGTATGTAATTCCTTTTCAGGAAGTTACAGCACAAACGTTAAAAAAATTATTTCCTAAGGCGAAAAAATTAAAGCTTCCTGATATGGAAGAACTGGATATGAAAGAATTATCTTATTTAAGCTGGATTGATAAGGGATCGAGCAGGAAATTTATTATAGCAAAAAATGATAAAAATAAGTTTGTTGGTCTGCAAGGAACATTTCAAAGTTTAAATAAAAAAAGCATTTGTTCATTATGTCATGGGCATGAAGAAGTAGGAATGTTTTTAGTTGAAATTAAAGGTGATGTACCAGGAACTTTCGTTAAAAAAGGAAATTATATTTGCAAAGATGGTGTAGCTTGTAATCATAATATGAAATCGCTTGATAAATTGAACGATTTTATTGAGAGATTGAAAAAGTAATTTTAGAAATAAGTATGCA
The DNA window shown above is from Bacillus clarus and carries:
- a CDS encoding FusB/FusC family EF-G-binding protein, whose protein sequence is MEAFIRSDQYNFIKSQAYILANGHATANDRGVIAALKSLAMEKVIGVFENLNTEQKELIDTVLEVENREGAESYLLKINPYVIPFQEVTAQTLKKLFPKAKKLKLPDMEELDMKELSYLSWIDKGSSRKFIIAKNDKNKFVGLQGTFQSLNKKSICSLCHGHEEVGMFLVEIKGDVPGTFVKKGNYICKDGVACNHNMKSLDKLNDFIERLKK